The following coding sequences lie in one Halorarum halophilum genomic window:
- a CDS encoding surface glycoprotein: MARRVNAIALSAIMVVSLFAMSAVAISGTAQQTETIAPTEITDCTTIDSPGHYVLAQDIVRTDEGPCISI, from the coding sequence ATGGCACGCAGAGTGAACGCGATCGCGTTGAGCGCGATCATGGTCGTATCACTGTTCGCAATGAGCGCAGTGGCGATATCAGGAACGGCACAGCAAACGGAGACCATAGCACCGACGGAGATCACCGACTGTACGACGATCGATTCGCCGGGTCACTACGTCCTGGCCCAGGACATCGTTCGAACGGACGAGGGCCCGTGTATCAGTATCTAG
- a CDS encoding nucleoside triphosphate pyrophosphohydrolase: protein MPTEYDKLVRDRIPELVETNGETPVTRRVEGEEYGDYLAEKLVEEAREFRDARATDGEDPDAELADVLEVMETLLDRGDRDRVRRLREEKVAERGGFAEGIVLERVEDGG, encoded by the coding sequence GTGCCCACAGAGTACGACAAACTGGTCCGCGACCGCATCCCCGAACTCGTCGAGACGAACGGCGAGACGCCCGTCACCCGCCGGGTCGAGGGCGAGGAGTACGGCGACTACCTGGCGGAGAAACTCGTCGAGGAGGCGCGCGAGTTCCGCGACGCACGGGCGACGGACGGGGAGGACCCGGACGCGGAACTCGCGGACGTGCTGGAGGTCATGGAGACGCTGCTCGACCGCGGCGACCGCGACCGGGTGCGTCGACTCCGGGAGGAGAAGGTCGCCGAGCGCGGCGGATTCGCCGAGGGGATCGTCCTCGAACGGGTCGAGGACGGGGGCTGA
- a CDS encoding aminopeptidase, with amino-acid sequence MDPRIREHAETIVDHSIELEAGDDLVVQMPTEAADLAAAIHELAGDRGANPVFLNNDDRAQRAFMRARGDDFETPEHQLALFEEADAFVIARAGGNVAEKSDVDPETTAAYNRAFRPVQRERLSKRWCLTQYPTRGHAQLAGMSTDAYENFVWDAVSLDWEEQGEFQAEMVDLLNDADEVRIRSGEGTDLTMFIAGNTAINDVGKKNLPGGEVFTAPVKDSVNGEVHFDMPLYRQGREIEDVRLRFEDGRVESFSAERNEDVLEGVFDTDEAARYLGELGIGMNRAIDRFTYNMLFDEKMGDTVHMAVGSAYPETVGEGNEVNESAEHVDMIVDMSEDSVIELDGEVVQRDGTFTFEEREAE; translated from the coding sequence ATGGACCCCCGAATCCGCGAACACGCAGAGACCATCGTCGACCACTCGATCGAGCTCGAGGCCGGCGACGACCTCGTCGTCCAGATGCCGACCGAGGCGGCCGACCTCGCCGCCGCGATCCACGAACTCGCGGGTGACCGCGGCGCGAACCCGGTGTTCCTGAACAACGACGACCGGGCCCAGCGGGCGTTCATGCGCGCCCGCGGGGACGACTTCGAGACGCCCGAGCACCAGCTCGCGCTGTTCGAGGAGGCCGACGCGTTCGTCATCGCGCGGGCGGGCGGCAACGTCGCCGAGAAGTCCGACGTGGACCCCGAGACCACCGCGGCGTACAACCGCGCGTTCCGGCCGGTCCAGCGGGAGCGGCTCTCGAAGCGCTGGTGTCTCACCCAGTACCCGACCCGCGGACACGCCCAGCTCGCCGGGATGAGCACCGACGCGTACGAGAACTTCGTCTGGGACGCCGTCTCGCTCGACTGGGAGGAGCAGGGCGAGTTCCAGGCGGAGATGGTCGACCTGCTGAACGACGCCGACGAGGTCCGCATCCGGTCCGGCGAGGGGACGGACCTCACGATGTTCATCGCTGGCAACACCGCCATCAACGACGTCGGGAAGAAGAACCTCCCGGGCGGCGAGGTGTTCACCGCGCCGGTGAAGGACTCCGTAAACGGCGAGGTCCACTTCGATATGCCGCTGTACCGGCAGGGCCGCGAGATCGAGGACGTCCGCCTCCGGTTCGAGGACGGCCGCGTCGAGTCGTTCTCCGCCGAACGCAACGAGGACGTCCTAGAGGGCGTGTTCGACACCGACGAGGCCGCCCGCTACCTCGGTGAACTCGGCATCGGGATGAACCGCGCCATCGACCGGTTCACCTACAACATGCTGTTCGACGAGAAGATGGGCGACACCGTCCACATGGCCGTCGGCAGCGCGTACCCGGAGACCGTGGGGGAAGGGAACGAGGTGAACGAGTCCGCCGAGCACGTGGACATGATCGTCGACATGAGCGAGGACTCGGTCATCGAACTCGACGGCGAGGTCGTCCAGCGGGACGGGACGTTCACGTTCGAGGAGCGCGAGGCCGAGTGA
- a CDS encoding CAP domain-containing protein translates to MPSRRAFLGLAGTAGTAALLTRTRYVSVDTDEPSVSVVLPREVPAVDEVVETGGRPGEAEPADSPPGEATDRPSTSESRERPTYDDGWDYEATRRAVHDLVNGHREDEGLDALAWNDDLHAVARDYAIRMAEEGFFSHTDPSGNDFQSRYRAAGVSCRVRTDEGYLTGGENLAQTWWRRRVDTGDDVVVHETPEGLAEGIVTGWMNSPGHRENLLRPPWNTEAIGIARAEDDRVLAVQNFC, encoded by the coding sequence ATGCCATCGAGACGGGCGTTCCTGGGACTGGCGGGCACTGCCGGAACCGCGGCGCTCCTCACGCGGACGAGGTACGTCTCGGTCGATACGGACGAACCGTCGGTGAGCGTCGTCCTTCCCCGGGAGGTTCCCGCGGTCGACGAGGTGGTGGAGACGGGTGGGCGTCCGGGCGAAGCCGAACCCGCCGACTCCCCGCCAGGCGAGGCGACCGACCGGCCGTCGACGTCGGAGTCGCGGGAGAGACCGACGTACGACGACGGGTGGGACTACGAGGCGACCCGGAGGGCCGTCCACGACCTCGTGAACGGCCACCGCGAGGACGAGGGGCTCGACGCGCTGGCGTGGAACGACGACCTCCACGCCGTCGCTCGCGACTACGCGATCCGGATGGCCGAGGAGGGGTTCTTCTCGCACACGGACCCGTCGGGGAACGACTTCCAGTCGCGCTATCGGGCGGCCGGCGTCTCGTGCCGAGTGCGGACGGACGAGGGCTACCTGACCGGCGGCGAGAACCTCGCACAGACGTGGTGGCGCCGGCGGGTCGACACGGGGGACGACGTCGTCGTCCACGAGACGCCGGAGGGCCTCGCGGAGGGGATTGTGACCGGATGGATGAACTCCCCCGGACACCGCGAGAACCTCCTCCGCCCGCCGTGGAACACCGAGGCGATCGGGATCGCGCGGGCGGAGGACGACAGGGTGCTCGCAGTTCAGAACTTCTGCTGA
- the lrp gene encoding HTH-type transcriptional regulator Lrp, giving the protein MTYENLDAQLVNSLIGNGRASLRSLGEELDVSVTTVSNHLRDLEEEGVIEGYTPRVNYDRLGYDVTAIVQLKVEGEALPDIVDRLQEQKQMISVYEVTGDYDVIAIGKFRDTDQMNEGIKGLLADADIRETNTSVVLNAVVENGQFDLDVE; this is encoded by the coding sequence ATGACGTACGAAAACCTCGACGCCCAGCTCGTCAACTCGCTCATCGGAAACGGTCGCGCCAGCCTCCGCAGTCTCGGCGAGGAGCTCGACGTGTCGGTGACGACCGTCTCGAACCACCTCCGCGACCTGGAGGAGGAGGGGGTCATCGAGGGGTACACGCCGCGAGTGAACTACGACAGGCTCGGCTACGACGTGACCGCCATCGTCCAGCTGAAGGTCGAGGGCGAGGCGCTCCCGGACATCGTCGACCGGTTACAGGAGCAGAAACAGATGATCTCGGTGTACGAGGTGACCGGCGACTACGACGTCATCGCCATCGGGAAGTTCCGCGACACCGACCAGATGAACGAGGGCATCAAGGGCCTCCTCGCGGACGCGGACATCCGCGAGACGAACACGTCGGTCGTCCTGAACGCCGTCGTCGAGAACGGTCAGTTCGACCTCGACGTCGAGTAG
- the glnA gene encoding type I glutamate--ammonia ligase translates to MTDENVAPDGGLSADEQQVIDRIEEEGIDFLRLQFTDILGTVKNVSIPASQAEKAFSEGIYFDGSSIDGFVRIQESDMRLKPDPATFAVLPWRTSNDGSAGAARLICDVIDTSTGEPFEGDPRYVLKQAIDRAADLGYTVNAGPEPEFFLFEEDEDGNATTRTNDAGGYFDLAPKDLATDIRRDIIFGLEEMGFEVESSHHEVAEGQHEIAFKYDDALSTADNIATFRAVVRAIAAEHDLHATFMPKPIARINGSGMHVHLSLFTEDGENAFHDESDEFNLSEVAHRFVGGILKNAPAITAVANPTVNSFKRLVPGYEAPVYVAWSDVNRSALIRKPAARSPPASRIELRSPDPSCNPYLALATMIHAGLDGIENEVSCPDPVRENIYEFDEDKRAEYDIDTLPSNLGEALEALEDNEVVTAALGEHVTEKFIEAKTEEYDEYRAEVSDWEREKYLETF, encoded by the coding sequence ATGACGGACGAAAACGTAGCTCCGGACGGCGGGCTGAGCGCGGACGAACAACAGGTAATCGATCGGATCGAGGAGGAGGGAATCGACTTCCTCCGGCTCCAGTTCACGGACATCCTCGGCACGGTGAAGAACGTCTCCATCCCGGCCTCGCAGGCCGAGAAGGCGTTCAGCGAGGGGATCTACTTCGACGGCTCCTCGATCGACGGCTTCGTGCGGATCCAGGAGTCGGATATGCGGCTCAAACCGGACCCCGCGACGTTCGCGGTGCTCCCGTGGCGGACCAGCAACGACGGCTCCGCGGGCGCCGCACGCCTCATTTGCGACGTCATCGACACCTCAACCGGCGAACCGTTCGAGGGTGACCCTAGATACGTGCTCAAGCAGGCTATCGACCGGGCGGCCGATCTGGGGTACACCGTCAACGCCGGCCCCGAACCCGAGTTCTTCCTCTTCGAGGAGGACGAGGACGGTAACGCGACGACGCGGACGAACGACGCGGGCGGCTACTTCGACCTCGCGCCCAAGGACCTCGCAACCGACATCCGGCGGGACATCATCTTCGGACTCGAGGAGATGGGTTTCGAGGTGGAGTCGAGCCACCACGAGGTCGCGGAGGGTCAACACGAGATCGCCTTCAAGTACGACGACGCGCTCTCGACGGCGGACAACATCGCGACGTTCCGGGCGGTCGTGCGCGCTATCGCGGCCGAGCACGACCTCCACGCGACGTTCATGCCCAAGCCCATCGCCCGCATCAACGGCTCGGGCATGCACGTTCACCTCTCGCTGTTCACCGAGGACGGCGAGAACGCCTTCCACGACGAATCCGACGAGTTCAACCTCAGCGAGGTGGCCCACAGGTTCGTCGGCGGCATCCTGAAGAACGCCCCGGCCATCACGGCCGTCGCCAACCCCACGGTGAACAGCTTCAAGCGCCTGGTGCCGGGGTACGAGGCCCCCGTGTACGTGGCATGGTCCGACGTGAACCGCTCGGCACTCATCCGCAAGCCGGCCGCGCGCTCACCGCCGGCCTCCCGCATCGAACTCCGCTCGCCGGACCCGTCGTGTAACCCCTACCTCGCGCTCGCGACGATGATTCACGCCGGTCTCGACGGCATCGAGAACGAGGTCAGTTGTCCAGACCCGGTTCGGGAGAACATATACGAATTCGATGAGGACAAGCGCGCCGAGTACGACATCGACACGCTCCCCTCGAACCTAGGCGAGGCGCTCGAGGCACTCGAGGACAACGAGGTCGTGACGGCTGCGCTCGGCGAGCACGTTACGGAAAAGTTCATCGAGGCGAAGACGGAGGAGTACGACGAGTACCGCGCGGAGGTCTCCGATTGGGAGCGGGAGAAGTACCTCGAGACGTTCTAG
- a CDS encoding phosphatase PAP2 family protein, with product MRGVGLVEAFSALPESVVAVAALLTQLGDVWFLYLGLALLYWFGDDRLAANPRRVGATLIAVGLTALAVSTALKSLFLLPRPPGAATATFPMWLPELLRPAYANAATGEHFGFPSGHAVGATMVYGGLAAFLDVWDRRTRRLVAGGIVAVVSLTRVVLGVHYLVDVVVGVAVGLVALFVLQRVARSGFRPRPDRVFFAATVAGVAAAVVALATGLDNEVLDAAIAAGGAFGGYLVWRLRGTETAPVDPVAAVLGTALVGALFVGAYGVTVVGLPYVFGVVPDTTRFRLLAVLPLSFLAVALVVAWPTVVAHLRRPALAESDTAGEG from the coding sequence ATGCGAGGCGTCGGCCTCGTCGAGGCGTTCTCGGCGCTGCCGGAGTCCGTCGTCGCGGTCGCCGCGCTGCTCACACAGCTGGGTGACGTCTGGTTCCTCTACCTCGGCCTGGCGCTGCTGTACTGGTTTGGCGACGACCGCCTCGCCGCGAACCCGCGTCGGGTCGGCGCCACGCTGATCGCCGTGGGGCTCACGGCACTTGCGGTGTCGACCGCGCTGAAGAGTCTCTTCCTGCTCCCCCGGCCGCCGGGCGCCGCGACGGCGACGTTCCCGATGTGGCTGCCCGAGCTGCTCCGGCCCGCCTACGCGAACGCGGCGACCGGCGAGCACTTCGGCTTCCCGTCGGGGCACGCCGTCGGGGCGACGATGGTTTACGGCGGCCTCGCGGCGTTCCTCGACGTGTGGGATCGCCGGACGCGCCGGCTCGTCGCGGGCGGGATCGTCGCGGTCGTCTCGCTCACGCGCGTCGTGCTCGGCGTCCACTACCTCGTCGACGTGGTCGTCGGGGTCGCCGTCGGGCTGGTCGCGCTCTTCGTCCTCCAGCGCGTCGCCCGCTCCGGGTTCAGACCGCGGCCCGACCGCGTGTTCTTCGCGGCGACGGTCGCCGGTGTCGCCGCCGCGGTCGTGGCGCTCGCGACCGGGCTCGACAACGAGGTGCTCGACGCGGCCATCGCCGCCGGCGGGGCGTTCGGCGGCTACCTCGTCTGGCGGCTCCGCGGGACCGAGACGGCGCCCGTCGACCCGGTTGCCGCGGTGCTCGGAACCGCCCTCGTCGGCGCGCTGTTCGTGGGCGCATACGGCGTCACGGTCGTGGGGCTGCCGTACGTGTTCGGCGTCGTCCCCGACACTACCCGGTTCCGGCTGCTGGCGGTGCTCCCGCTGTCGTTCCTCGCGGTCGCGCTCGTCGTGGCCTGGCCGACCGTCGTCGCCCACCTTCGCCGTCCTGCGCTCGCCGAATCCGACACCGCGGGCGAGGGGTAA
- a CDS encoding YihY/virulence factor BrkB family protein: protein MSTESRARVWRTVDLLRRVARTTTDLEVTFLAAGVAYYAFASLLPTVILVFLIAAAVGQEQLVTIVVSSSSGLLTDAGQQFVVQAIESGAGRGGATVFSALLAIWGTLKVFRGIDTAFENIYGAVGKSSFVDRLRDSVVVAVSIGASFLLMLVLGSVLVALDLGFGLGILSVLVLPVVLTAAFLPMYYFFPEPRVSVREVLPGAVFAGVGWTLLQAGFQAYIGLQGASGSGPQVYGAIGAVLLLVTWLYLGSLVVLVGVVVNVTLAEGRRPGFDPGAKPQADVGAKRPIGDGNGRGEARARHARDRDGRDRHGKGGAGHARAHMSGEANDEPAPDIAELDRRVAELRAELDDIDERTVEKPALESELKRYVRSRMRRGHARGWGPYLVLLYGVVLTLGAFYWLDGWFAIGAMLVLFLSTLGLYTLFLVVGVGLNLLDVPGKAIDAVRDRR from the coding sequence GTGTCAACGGAGTCCCGGGCCCGCGTGTGGCGGACAGTCGATCTCCTCCGGCGGGTCGCGCGGACGACCACCGACCTGGAGGTAACCTTCCTCGCGGCGGGCGTCGCCTACTACGCCTTCGCCTCGCTCCTCCCCACGGTCATCCTCGTCTTCCTGATCGCGGCCGCGGTCGGCCAGGAACAGCTCGTCACTATCGTCGTCTCCTCGAGCTCCGGGCTGCTGACCGACGCCGGCCAGCAGTTCGTGGTCCAGGCCATCGAGAGCGGGGCCGGCAGGGGCGGGGCGACGGTGTTCAGCGCCCTGCTCGCCATCTGGGGCACCCTGAAGGTGTTCCGCGGCATCGACACCGCCTTCGAGAACATCTACGGCGCGGTCGGGAAGAGCTCGTTCGTCGACAGGCTCAGGGACTCGGTCGTCGTCGCCGTCAGCATCGGCGCGAGCTTCCTCCTGATGCTGGTGCTCGGGAGCGTGCTCGTCGCGCTCGACCTCGGGTTCGGCCTCGGCATCCTGAGCGTCCTCGTGCTCCCGGTGGTGCTGACGGCCGCGTTCCTCCCGATGTACTACTTCTTCCCCGAGCCCCGGGTGAGCGTCCGCGAGGTGCTCCCGGGCGCGGTGTTCGCCGGAGTCGGCTGGACGCTCCTCCAGGCCGGGTTCCAGGCCTACATCGGGCTCCAGGGCGCGAGCGGGAGCGGCCCGCAGGTGTACGGCGCCATCGGCGCGGTGCTGCTGCTCGTGACGTGGCTCTACCTCGGCAGCCTGGTCGTCCTGGTCGGCGTCGTCGTGAACGTGACGCTGGCCGAGGGCCGCCGCCCGGGCTTCGACCCCGGCGCCAAACCGCAAGCAGACGTCGGGGCGAAACGGCCGATCGGCGACGGGAACGGACGCGGTGAGGCGCGGGCGCGACACGCGAGGGACCGGGACGGCCGAGACCGGCACGGTAAAGGGGGCGCCGGACATGCCCGAGCACACATGAGCGGGGAAGCGAACGACGAGCCCGCGCCCGACATCGCGGAGCTGGATCGCCGGGTCGCGGAACTCCGCGCCGAACTCGACGACATCGACGAGCGGACCGTCGAGAAGCCGGCCCTGGAGTCCGAGCTGAAGCGATACGTCCGGTCGCGGATGCGCCGCGGCCACGCCCGCGGGTGGGGGCCGTACCTGGTGCTGCTGTACGGCGTCGTCCTCACCCTTGGGGCGTTCTACTGGCTCGACGGCTGGTTCGCCATCGGGGCGATGCTCGTCCTCTTCCTCTCCACCCTCGGACTGTACACCCTGTTCCTCGTGGTTGGAGTGGGGTTGAACCTCCTCGACGTCCCCGGGAAGGCCATCGACGCCGTCCGGGACCGGCGGTGA
- a CDS encoding tRNA (guanine(26)-N(2))-dimethyltransferase: MQIEEGGVTVEVQGARDGASEGRNEDVFYNPEMELNRDVTVAVLRAYADREPRANTYLDAMAASGVRGTRAAAEGWNVTCADVDEEAVSLANRNLAEYDGSEAVEADANALLHTDFFDVVDIDPYGSPMPFVDAAVAGTRNLLCVTATDTAPLCGAHFDAGVRRYSTVPRNTDYHPEMGLRVLLSALVRRAASRDKAARPVLSHVSRHYARTYLELDASASAANDCVVELGHVHHCQDCLEREHEYGLVANPPETCPHCDSNRLVTAGPLWLGRVADADFAESVRGAVTDDMGTAKRARKLLDTLSGELDTPTHYDQHRLCELWNRPAPGMDDFIEALRDAGFEATRAHYAGTALKTDASIEEMRDPTAHLG; encoded by the coding sequence ATGCAGATCGAGGAGGGCGGCGTCACGGTCGAGGTCCAGGGCGCCCGCGACGGCGCCAGCGAGGGGCGCAACGAGGACGTGTTCTACAACCCCGAGATGGAGCTGAACCGCGACGTCACCGTCGCCGTCCTGCGCGCGTACGCCGACCGGGAGCCGCGCGCGAACACCTACCTCGACGCGATGGCCGCCTCGGGCGTCCGGGGGACCCGTGCGGCCGCCGAGGGCTGGAACGTGACCTGCGCCGACGTGGACGAGGAGGCCGTCTCCCTCGCGAACCGGAACCTCGCCGAGTACGACGGGAGCGAGGCCGTCGAGGCTGACGCGAACGCCCTGCTCCACACCGACTTCTTCGACGTGGTCGATATCGACCCGTACGGCTCGCCGATGCCGTTCGTCGACGCGGCGGTCGCCGGCACGCGGAACCTGCTCTGCGTCACCGCGACCGACACGGCGCCGCTGTGCGGCGCGCACTTCGACGCCGGCGTCCGGCGGTACTCCACGGTCCCGCGGAACACCGACTACCACCCCGAGATGGGCCTGCGCGTCCTGCTCTCCGCGCTCGTCCGCCGCGCCGCGAGCCGGGACAAGGCGGCCAGACCCGTCCTCTCGCACGTCTCGCGCCACTACGCCCGGACGTACCTCGAACTCGACGCGTCGGCCTCGGCCGCGAACGACTGCGTCGTCGAACTCGGCCACGTCCACCACTGTCAGGACTGCCTGGAGCGCGAGCACGAGTACGGCCTCGTCGCGAACCCCCCCGAGACGTGCCCGCACTGCGACTCGAACCGGCTCGTCACCGCCGGCCCGCTCTGGCTCGGCCGGGTCGCCGACGCCGACTTCGCTGAGTCCGTCCGCGGGGCGGTGACCGACGACATGGGGACGGCAAAGCGCGCCCGGAAGCTCCTCGACACCCTCTCGGGCGAACTCGACACGCCGACCCACTACGACCAGCACCGGCTCTGCGAGCTCTGGAACCGCCCCGCGCCGGGGATGGACGACTTCATCGAGGCGCTCCGGGACGCCGGCTTCGAGGCGACGCGCGCCCACTACGCCGGCACGGCGCTCAAGACCGACGCCTCCATCGAGGAGATGCGCGACCCGACCGCCCACCTCGGGTAG
- a CDS encoding luciferase domain-containing protein, with translation METEREQVSSTVERLVNEVGGWPHVTTGEHRFGGTEFRVGPREIGHVHAWGMLDVSYLRKLRDVLIDEGHTGAHHLLVESGWTTYHVESADDYDHARWLLRLSYLYHVAVLRKTPAGAEELPTSTSSRNSPSWTRARPSARRSNGGESTGAGSSAASTFRTPTL, from the coding sequence ATGGAAACCGAGCGCGAACAGGTCTCGAGCACCGTCGAGCGCCTCGTCAACGAGGTCGGGGGCTGGCCCCACGTCACGACCGGAGAGCATCGGTTCGGCGGGACCGAGTTCCGCGTCGGCCCCCGCGAGATCGGGCACGTCCACGCCTGGGGGATGCTGGACGTCTCCTACCTCCGGAAGCTCCGCGACGTCCTGATCGACGAAGGGCACACCGGCGCCCACCACCTCCTCGTCGAGTCCGGCTGGACCACCTACCACGTCGAGTCGGCCGACGACTACGACCACGCCCGGTGGCTGCTCCGCCTGTCGTACCTCTACCACGTCGCAGTCCTGCGGAAGACGCCCGCCGGCGCGGAGGAACTGCCGACGTCGACGTCGAGTCGGAACTCGCCGAGCTGGACCCGAGCCCGGCCGTCCGCGAGGCGTTCGAACGGCGGTGAGTCCACGGGGGCCGGAAGCAGCGCAGCCTCGACGTTCCGAACGCCGACCCTGTGA
- a CDS encoding TRAM domain-containing protein translates to MPDCPLADECPRFSERINGMGCQHYGDRGGAEWCNSYDMPISDLKQQPVKPGEEVVLDVEDIHESGAGVGRTEDGFIVMIDGALPPSRVRVRIDRVKQNHATAKEIVEKLPMEGEEGEEGDSDLDEADPASDGEKTSREKEAQRLGSRDNFWGS, encoded by the coding sequence ATGCCGGACTGTCCACTGGCGGACGAATGCCCACGGTTCTCCGAACGCATCAACGGGATGGGCTGTCAGCACTACGGCGACCGCGGCGGCGCGGAGTGGTGCAACAGCTACGACATGCCGATCTCGGACCTCAAACAGCAGCCCGTCAAACCCGGCGAGGAGGTCGTCCTCGACGTGGAGGACATCCACGAGAGCGGCGCCGGCGTCGGGCGCACGGAGGACGGCTTCATCGTCATGATCGACGGGGCGCTCCCGCCGTCACGGGTCCGCGTCCGCATCGACCGCGTGAAGCAGAACCACGCGACGGCCAAGGAGATCGTCGAGAAATTGCCGATGGAGGGCGAAGAGGGAGAGGAGGGTGACTCCGACCTCGACGAGGCCGACCCCGCGAGCGACGGCGAGAAGACGAGCAGGGAGAAGGAGGCCCAGCGGCTCGGCTCGCGCGACAACTTCTGGGGCTCGTAG
- a CDS encoding Tfx family DNA-binding protein encodes MADPDGDAGAVEVDVEELLDGVGFDPEASVLTRRQAEVLALRERGTRQADIAALLGTSRANVSSVEASARENIAKARETVAFAEALAAPVQVEVEAGEDLYDVPQRVYDACDAAGVKVNHTAPDLMKLVSDEAGDAVQGRKVVAPILVGVTSAGAVRVRRSE; translated from the coding sequence ATGGCAGATCCGGACGGGGACGCCGGCGCCGTCGAGGTCGACGTCGAGGAGTTGCTCGATGGCGTCGGATTCGACCCCGAAGCGAGCGTGCTCACCCGCCGTCAGGCCGAGGTGCTCGCCCTCCGCGAGCGCGGCACCCGCCAGGCCGACATCGCGGCGCTGCTCGGCACCTCCCGGGCGAACGTCTCCAGCGTCGAGGCGAGCGCCCGCGAGAACATCGCCAAGGCGCGCGAGACGGTCGCGTTCGCCGAGGCGCTCGCCGCCCCCGTCCAGGTCGAGGTGGAGGCCGGCGAGGACCTCTACGACGTCCCGCAGCGAGTCTACGACGCCTGCGACGCGGCGGGTGTGAAGGTGAACCACACCGCCCCCGACCTGATGAAACTCGTGAGCGACGAGGCCGGCGACGCCGTACAGGGCCGGAAGGTCGTCGCGCCCATCCTCGTCGGCGTCACCAGCGCCGGCGCCGTCCGCGTTCGACGATCGGAGTAG
- a CDS encoding ester cyclase: protein MTTSEENEEVVRRLTEEVWGNENFDVIDELVDEDYVLHDSSMPEEIRGPDGYREMAEMGAGIVDGSISIDQMISTDDMVVSRWTQQGTHTGEIAGVEPTNEEVTITGIDISRIEDGKLAESWQEVNMLNMLMTIGAVPEDLFSEEMPASD, encoded by the coding sequence ATGACGACATCCGAAGAAAACGAGGAAGTGGTACGGCGGCTCACCGAGGAGGTCTGGGGGAACGAGAACTTCGACGTCATCGACGAACTCGTCGACGAGGACTACGTCCTCCACGACTCGTCCATGCCCGAGGAGATCCGCGGCCCCGACGGCTACCGCGAGATGGCCGAGATGGGGGCAGGCATCGTCGACGGGTCGATCTCGATCGACCAGATGATCTCGACGGACGACATGGTCGTGTCACGGTGGACGCAGCAGGGAACCCACACCGGGGAGATAGCGGGGGTCGAGCCGACGAACGAGGAGGTCACGATCACGGGGATCGACATCAGCCGAATCGAGGACGGTAAACTCGCCGAGTCGTGGCAGGAGGTCAACATGCTGAACATGCTGATGACGATCGGCGCGGTCCCGGAGGACCTCTTCTCGGAGGAGATGCCGGCGAGCGACTGA